A genomic window from Thermoanaerobacter uzonensis DSM 18761 includes:
- a CDS encoding Nramp family divalent metal transporter → MITRVKNLLKGKHRPKLMALDFIKYIGPGLLVTVGFIDPGNWASNVAAGSSYGYKLLWMVTLSTIMLIILQHNAAHLGIVTGYCMSEAATKFLKPFTSRLVLISAVFAAILTAMAEILGAAIALQMLFKIPIKIGSLITLVFVSWMLYTNSYKKLEKWIIGFVSLIGISFIFELSLVDVKWAEAASSWVKPEFPGGSMPIIMSVLGAVVMPHNLFLHSEIIQSRQWNLEDEKVIVKQLNYEYFDTIFSMIIGWGINSAMIIVAASAFFTNNVTVTELNQAQQMLKPLLGNASAVVFALALLFAGISSSITAGMAGGSIFAGIYGEPYDIHDAHTKVGVGITYIFAVLIIFFVKSPFQGLVYSQMFLSVQLPITIFLLIYLTSSKKIMGKFANTLLYKVLLWTIGIIVTVLNVMLLMSFVG, encoded by the coding sequence ATGATTACAAGAGTCAAAAATTTATTAAAAGGTAAACATCGCCCTAAACTTATGGCTTTAGATTTTATCAAATACATAGGTCCTGGGCTACTGGTTACTGTTGGCTTTATTGACCCGGGGAATTGGGCTTCTAATGTTGCTGCAGGGTCGTCTTACGGTTATAAGCTTTTATGGATGGTGACTTTATCTACTATCATGCTCATTATACTTCAACATAATGCTGCACATCTGGGTATAGTTACAGGTTATTGCATGTCTGAAGCTGCAACTAAGTTTTTAAAGCCTTTTACTTCGAGGTTAGTTCTTATTTCAGCTGTCTTTGCGGCTATTTTGACAGCGATGGCAGAAATTTTAGGTGCCGCGATAGCTCTTCAAATGCTTTTTAAGATACCTATAAAGATAGGAAGTTTGATTACTCTTGTTTTTGTTTCATGGATGCTTTATACAAATTCCTATAAAAAGTTGGAAAAGTGGATTATAGGTTTTGTATCTCTTATTGGTATTTCTTTTATATTTGAGCTTTCGCTAGTTGATGTGAAATGGGCAGAAGCAGCTTCAAGCTGGGTGAAACCAGAATTTCCAGGAGGTTCTATGCCTATAATTATGAGTGTACTTGGTGCTGTTGTTATGCCCCACAATTTGTTTTTGCACTCGGAGATAATACAAAGCAGGCAGTGGAATTTAGAAGATGAGAAAGTCATAGTGAAACAGCTTAATTATGAGTATTTTGATACTATCTTTTCTATGATAATAGGTTGGGGAATAAACAGTGCTATGATTATTGTTGCAGCATCGGCTTTTTTTACCAATAATGTAACTGTAACGGAGCTTAATCAGGCACAGCAGATGTTAAAACCTCTTTTGGGAAATGCATCAGCAGTGGTTTTTGCTTTGGCTCTTCTTTTTGCAGGAATTTCTTCATCTATAACAGCAGGGATGGCAGGTGGAAGTATTTTTGCCGGGATATATGGAGAACCTTATGATATACACGATGCACATACAAAAGTTGGCGTAGGAATTACATATATTTTTGCAGTGCTAATAATATTCTTTGTAAAAAGCCCTTTTCAAGGACTGGTTTATTCGCAGATGTTTTTAAGTGTCCAGCTTCCAATTACAATTTTTTTGCTCATTTATTTGACTTCTTCAAAGAAGATCATGGGTAAGTTTGCAAATACATTGCTTTATAAAGTATTGTTATGGACTATAGGAATAATAGTGACGGTTTTAAATGTGATGCTTCTTATGAGCTTTGTTGGGTGA
- a CDS encoding nucleotidyltransferase family protein codes for MSITDEEKKKIRENWRIRSEKEKKMLEIRKKDALDKAYKIAKFLKEKYNVSKVVLYGSLARGFDFWEFSDIDIFVDDWDDDKFNYWTMFVEIENIARPYKVSIVTQRDATEALLKEIEKEGREIG; via the coding sequence ATGAGTATCACTGATGAAGAGAAAAAGAAAATACGTGAAAATTGGCGTATAAGAAGTGAAAAAGAGAAAAAAATGCTAGAAATACGAAAAAAGGATGCATTAGATAAAGCGTATAAGATTGCTAAATTTTTGAAAGAAAAATATAATGTGAGTAAAGTTGTCTTGTATGGATCACTGGCAAGGGGATTTGATTTTTGGGAATTTTCGGATATTGATATTTTTGTAGATGATTGGGATGATGATAAGTTTAACTACTGGACAATGTTTGTTGAGATAGAGAATATTGCAAGGCCTTATAAAGTGAGTATAGTTACACAACGAGATGCTACGGAGGCTTTGTTAAAGGAAATAGAGAAAGAGGGGAGGGAAATAGGGTAG
- a CDS encoding type II toxin-antitoxin system HicB family antitoxin gives MKVKFTVVIQKEENWYVAKCIENSVASQGKTIEEALDNLKEALELYYENGELDLEEKPLFITTVEVAI, from the coding sequence ATGAAAGTTAAGTTTACTGTAGTTATTCAAAAAGAAGAAAATTGGTATGTAGCAAAGTGTATTGAAAACAGTGTTGCATCTCAGGGGAAAACTATAGAGGAGGCATTAGATAATCTAAAAGAAGCATTAGAGCTGTATTATGAAAATGGAGAGCTTGACCTGGAAGAGAAACCGCTATTTATAACAACAGTGGAGGTAGCAATATAA
- a CDS encoding type II toxin-antitoxin system HicA family toxin → MGSKYPVLPPDKILRALKEFGFEKISQKGSHIKLKNPDGKVVIVPLHYEIAKGTLKSILEQAGISLEEFKKHL, encoded by the coding sequence ATGGGATCGAAATATCCAGTTCTGCCGCCAGACAAAATTTTGAGAGCACTAAAAGAATTTGGATTTGAGAAGATTTCTCAAAAAGGTAGTCATATAAAGCTTAAGAACCCAGATGGTAAAGTAGTTATTGTACCGTTACATTATGAGATAGCTAAAGGAACGTTAAAGAGTATTCTCGAACAGGCAGGAATATCATTGGAGGAATTTAAAAAACATTTATAA
- a CDS encoding phenylpyruvate tautomerase MIF-related protein — MPIVNLITKEKIASEKKEILKKELADVMYEVAGKSENWLMVRFTEEEDIFFQGQPLVKGGIVEIKLVGKLQRGQKEEISKRICDVLNKVLGYRKDSIYIVIQEIEGQNWGYNGSTF; from the coding sequence ATGCCAATTGTAAATTTAATTACAAAAGAAAAGATTGCATCAGAAAAGAAAGAAATTTTAAAGAAAGAACTTGCCGATGTGATGTATGAAGTTGCAGGAAAAAGTGAAAATTGGCTTATGGTGAGATTTACTGAAGAAGAGGATATATTTTTCCAAGGTCAACCTCTAGTAAAGGGAGGTATTGTTGAGATAAAGCTTGTTGGCAAACTTCAAAGGGGACAAAAGGAAGAAATATCAAAAAGGATTTGTGATGTTTTAAATAAGGTTTTAGGCTATAGAAAAGACAGTATTTATATAGTTATCCAAGAAATAGAGGGACAAAATTGGGGTTATAATGGGAGCACTTTTTAA
- a CDS encoding TIGR02677 family protein produces MEDKLDLNVIKPIEEVKYLSAENASRYRLIMRYFYEQYQKFKYWLYKEDIYEYVNQFDMFADYTMEKCEQDLKALTEWKNLIATQDTSKASTIDEFKNKKFRYQLSPYSIEIERMTIRLESIVGYGGSLQPSLFERIYRNLIKINEMAKKEDLQEINRWWEDLNTDFENIYHNATDYIASLQSSNADELMKSEQFIIYKDKLIEYLRDFIKDLQRFSVAIESFLKKVSPEVVNSVVDKLCQYEMSIPRIDRVLNEEEVKEDLMDKWNNISFWFTGHNFEDSEAVRLLNISNEIIRKITMYAARIAENRMKAASRKNEYIALSKMFAKASNIKEAHLLSAAVFGCFYTRHIKGDFERKTESVNQSVWEEPPFKVIIKPKTRSYSNSVKTNAIIDKSADKTEMLMDYLNQKNIEDEIIASCIVGNRIRIKDLPVVKSFVRATILKWIGKAIARNGFTGKTEDGRTYRLHMPKNGERAVLKCTDGNLDMPDIVIEFVD; encoded by the coding sequence ATGGAAGATAAACTTGATTTGAATGTGATAAAACCGATTGAAGAGGTAAAGTATTTGTCTGCGGAAAATGCTTCGCGATATCGCCTTATCATGAGGTATTTTTATGAGCAGTACCAGAAATTTAAATATTGGCTGTACAAAGAGGATATATATGAATATGTAAATCAATTTGATATGTTTGCTGACTATACAATGGAAAAATGTGAGCAGGACTTAAAAGCACTTACTGAATGGAAAAACCTTATTGCGACACAAGATACCAGTAAAGCTTCTACGATTGACGAATTTAAAAACAAAAAATTCAGGTATCAACTGAGTCCATATTCTATTGAGATAGAGAGAATGACCATAAGGCTGGAAAGTATCGTCGGTTATGGTGGGTCACTACAGCCGTCTTTATTTGAAAGGATTTACCGCAATTTAATAAAGATAAATGAAATGGCGAAAAAAGAGGATTTACAGGAAATAAACAGATGGTGGGAAGACCTCAATACCGACTTTGAAAATATATATCACAATGCGACAGATTACATTGCAAGTCTTCAAAGCTCCAACGCTGATGAACTTATGAAATCAGAGCAGTTTATAATTTACAAAGACAAACTTATAGAATATTTAAGAGATTTTATAAAAGACCTTCAGAGGTTTTCTGTTGCCATAGAGAGCTTTTTGAAAAAGGTGAGTCCGGAGGTTGTCAATTCCGTTGTAGATAAGTTATGCCAATATGAAATGAGTATCCCAAGAATTGACAGGGTTTTAAATGAAGAGGAAGTAAAAGAAGATTTGATGGATAAGTGGAATAACATATCTTTTTGGTTTACAGGTCATAATTTTGAAGACAGCGAGGCAGTAAGGCTTCTTAATATATCAAACGAAATAATCAGAAAAATAACAATGTATGCGGCGAGAATAGCAGAAAACAGGATGAAAGCTGCCAGCAGAAAGAATGAATATATTGCTCTTTCTAAAATGTTTGCAAAAGCAAGCAATATAAAAGAAGCACACCTTTTGTCTGCGGCGGTTTTCGGTTGCTTTTACACAAGGCACATAAAAGGTGATTTTGAAAGAAAGACAGAAAGTGTAAACCAGAGCGTATGGGAAGAACCGCCCTTTAAAGTGATTATAAAGCCAAAAACAAGGAGCTACAGTAATTCTGTTAAGACAAATGCGATTATTGATAAAAGTGCCGACAAGACGGAGATGCTGATGGACTATCTCAATCAGAAAAATATAGAAGATGAAATAATAGCAAGTTGCATTGTTGGCAATAGAATAAGGATAAAGGATTTACCTGTTGTAAAATCTTTTGTGAGGGCAACGATACTTAAATGGATAGGAAAAGCGATAGCAAGAAATGGCTTTACAGGAAAAACAGAAGATGGAAGAACATACAGACTTCACATGCCAAAGAATGGCGAAAGAGCGGTTTTGAAATGCACAGATGGTAATCTTGATATGCCTGATATTGTAATTGAGTTTGTTGATTGA
- a CDS encoding TIGR02678 family protein, whose amino-acid sequence MEELQMLLENFWILREDRENFNKIRDAENKIKPFVEEKLGYRLIINPYIIKLEKVPSDVEEWMGIDAFQMPMDYAFLCLFLAFLEDKGPEDQFVLSNITEYIEAQYDGPDKVDWTLFQHRKSLVRVLNFAVDIGIIKIDDGDHERFSESEDTEVLYENTGISRYFLRSFNREITEDMKIEDFLQEDLNLSNSKDAVIQRRHRAYRKLILSPAVYSEGPDDQDFMYIKNYRNTIAKDLEEYLGLRLHLHKTSAFVLFNDNKYLRSYFPDKNKNISDIMLQVSKIIREMIEEGKLAYNPDDTIDITEAEFINIILKVKERFSDGWYKSYREMSEKQLIEEVIENMESFKMIKRVEELHSIKILPMAAKLIGEYPPDFEKGEGADE is encoded by the coding sequence ATGGAAGAACTTCAGATGCTTCTTGAAAATTTTTGGATACTGAGAGAGGATAGAGAAAATTTTAACAAAATAAGAGATGCTGAGAATAAAATAAAACCTTTTGTTGAAGAGAAGTTAGGATATAGATTGATTATAAACCCGTATATTATTAAGTTAGAAAAAGTGCCGTCAGATGTTGAAGAGTGGATGGGGATAGATGCATTTCAAATGCCTATGGATTATGCATTTTTGTGTTTGTTCTTAGCTTTTTTGGAGGATAAAGGACCAGAAGACCAGTTTGTGCTGTCTAATATAACGGAATACATAGAGGCGCAGTATGATGGACCTGATAAAGTAGATTGGACGCTTTTTCAGCACAGAAAGTCACTTGTGCGGGTGCTCAATTTTGCTGTAGATATTGGCATAATTAAAATAGATGATGGTGACCATGAGAGGTTTTCAGAAAGTGAAGATACTGAGGTTCTTTACGAAAACACAGGTATTTCAAGGTATTTTTTGAGGTCTTTTAACAGAGAAATTACAGAAGACATGAAGATCGAGGATTTTTTGCAGGAGGACTTAAATCTTTCAAACTCCAAAGATGCGGTTATACAGAGAAGGCACAGGGCGTACCGAAAACTTATTCTTTCACCTGCTGTGTATAGTGAAGGGCCTGATGACCAAGACTTCATGTATATAAAAAATTACAGAAATACCATAGCGAAAGATTTAGAGGAGTATCTTGGTTTAAGGCTTCACCTCCACAAAACTTCTGCTTTTGTCCTATTTAATGACAACAAATATTTAAGGTCTTATTTTCCCGATAAAAACAAAAACATATCTGATATAATGCTGCAGGTAAGTAAAATTATAAGGGAAATGATTGAAGAGGGAAAACTCGCCTATAATCCTGATGATACTATAGATATAACTGAAGCAGAATTTATAAATATTATTTTGAAAGTAAAGGAAAGATTTAGTGATGGTTGGTATAAGTCTTACAGGGAGATGAGTGAAAAGCAGCTTATAGAAGAGGTCATTGAAAACATGGAAAGCTTTAAGATGATAAAAAGAGTTGAGGAATTGCATTCTATTAAAATACTACCTATGGCGGCAAAGCTAATTGGGGAATATCCTCCAGATTTTGAAAAAGGAGAAGGTGCAGATGAGTGA
- a CDS encoding TIGR02680 family protein has product MSEKLAERWMINRIGLLNFWYYDDEIFEFADGRLLLRGANGSGKSVTMQSFIPLVLDGNKSPERLDPFGSKARKLEDYLLGEEEVSELDERTGYLFMEFKREKKDSYITIGMGLKAKRHQNMDFWGFVILDGRRIGIDFFLYKMEIGDDGKRVKVPLTKKELKNRIGEGGEVVESQKEYMEMVNKYIFGFSSIEEYDELIKLLIQLRSPKLSKDFRPTVIYEIMKASLPSLTDDDLRPLSETIENMDQIKMHLDVLYRNMAAVKKLKNEYDNYNKYILYEKAGDLVKAYSDLYASKKEYDNLTKDIENYRSTIANLGNDIISLESEREALKKKEEQLSSGDAKRTQKELLEEEDRYKQYLEDKSKKEEELRNKQDKYYGLERKIKNTEEQKYKLDKELQDKLEDISSIAQDIDFMEHEFSVSELKKVYGKEFDFTYWKNELKKYKDKIKRAMSALREEIEANKRYDAALCEQERLKKEREDRAKKLNEAKRLFDEQKREYVERVYSWSQGNAELKLLSSQLEGLSRVILAYGEDKGFDDILAFVRKPYEEILNGIQQEILRLENQREVKENQLHEKEKLLEEWKNKKDPEPERDEQVINNRKRLKEAGIPYIPLYMAIDFKEDVDDKTRGNIEAAIEDMGLLDALIVPKEYFEKALQMDSNMADKYVMPGSFNMMLNVSQYFKVVDNEEGVSPEDISDALSNIFVSEEGGITYIDSNGAYGIGVIKGKARDKVKSKYIGSESRKRYREELIKSIQEEIQAIKAEISAIDEEINAKKLRIQRLDYEYSAFPGKEDIEEAYRYLKTVKADYEYTSHKLDEQLFIVKNCFEDLQKKKAVVRELTSGINIHPDIDTYSSAYEYVEEYASGINEVEILYNKYVLHISNEEMLLQQKQDLEYDIDNLKYEIDVLENKIQSSVKKIEMLKETLKELGLEEIEKELEICLKRLEEIPKEITNKSAEKAKLEERLQRSLKDLLNIEEEIHLKEKIYNIVEEGLKRELALGFVKQEVEMEDMLKLSKSILSEYKGFFDKAGFDREKFTERLQNVYFETRNELLEYGLSIGNIFDEVYEGDNERIKEAKNKQRRLNITANINGKIVSLYTLYSNIEEDIMANESLLRETDKVLFEEIIMHNVGIKIRAKIFKAEEWVKKMNKLMSERDTSSGLKFSIEWRSIPASNEEELDTKELVDILKSDADMLKKEVFDKVVNHFRSKVERARRAMEEKNNTETFHKIMKEILDYRDWFEFKLYYRKEGESRKELTDNAFNKLSGGEKAMAMYIPLFSAVYSRYEGASPTAPRIISLDEAFAGVDDTNIRDMFKLIEDLRFNYIMNSQVLWGDYDTVPKLSIYELVRPKNAKAVLVMKYLWDGKVKHLILPEKEEVAALEVGAVNE; this is encoded by the coding sequence ATGAGTGAAAAATTAGCCGAAAGATGGATGATTAACAGGATTGGGCTTCTTAATTTTTGGTATTATGATGATGAAATATTTGAGTTTGCAGATGGAAGGCTTCTTTTAAGAGGTGCTAATGGTTCTGGAAAGTCAGTGACAATGCAGAGTTTCATACCTTTAGTATTAGATGGCAACAAAAGTCCTGAAAGACTTGATCCCTTTGGCTCAAAGGCGAGAAAGCTTGAGGACTATCTTCTTGGAGAAGAAGAGGTAAGTGAGCTTGATGAAAGAACTGGCTATCTTTTTATGGAATTTAAGAGAGAGAAAAAAGACAGTTACATCACCATAGGCATGGGTCTAAAGGCGAAAAGGCATCAAAATATGGACTTTTGGGGCTTTGTAATACTTGACGGCAGGCGTATAGGTATCGACTTCTTTTTATACAAAATGGAAATAGGCGATGACGGCAAAAGAGTAAAAGTCCCACTTACCAAAAAAGAACTTAAGAATAGAATAGGTGAAGGCGGAGAAGTAGTTGAAAGCCAAAAAGAGTACATGGAAATGGTCAATAAATACATTTTTGGCTTTAGTTCTATCGAGGAATACGACGAGCTCATAAAACTGCTGATACAGCTTAGAAGTCCAAAGCTTTCCAAAGACTTCAGGCCTACTGTGATATATGAAATTATGAAAGCTTCACTGCCTTCTCTCACAGATGATGATTTGAGGCCTCTTTCAGAAACCATAGAAAACATGGACCAGATTAAGATGCACCTTGATGTTCTTTACAGGAATATGGCTGCAGTAAAAAAGCTTAAAAATGAGTACGACAACTATAACAAATACATTCTTTATGAAAAGGCTGGGGATTTAGTAAAGGCATACAGCGATTTATACGCATCAAAAAAAGAATACGATAATTTAACTAAAGATATTGAAAATTACAGAAGTACAATAGCAAACTTGGGGAATGACATCATTTCTCTTGAAAGTGAAAGAGAAGCTTTAAAGAAAAAGGAAGAACAGCTTTCAAGTGGTGATGCTAAAAGAACCCAAAAGGAGTTATTAGAAGAAGAGGATCGATATAAGCAGTATTTGGAGGATAAGTCTAAAAAAGAAGAAGAACTCCGGAATAAACAAGATAAATATTATGGTTTAGAAAGAAAGATAAAAAACACTGAGGAACAAAAATACAAACTGGATAAAGAACTACAGGATAAATTAGAGGATATATCTTCAATTGCACAGGATATAGATTTCATGGAACATGAGTTTTCTGTAAGTGAACTTAAAAAAGTGTATGGAAAAGAATTTGATTTTACTTATTGGAAAAATGAATTAAAAAAGTATAAAGATAAAATAAAGCGTGCAATGAGTGCATTGAGAGAAGAAATAGAAGCAAATAAAAGGTATGATGCCGCACTTTGTGAGCAGGAAAGGCTTAAAAAAGAAAGAGAAGACAGGGCTAAAAAGCTTAATGAGGCAAAAAGGCTTTTTGACGAACAAAAAAGAGAATACGTTGAAAGAGTTTATAGTTGGTCACAGGGCAATGCAGAACTTAAGCTTTTAAGTAGCCAACTGGAAGGCTTAAGCCGTGTCATACTGGCGTATGGAGAGGATAAAGGATTTGACGATATTTTGGCTTTTGTGAGAAAACCCTATGAGGAAATACTAAATGGAATTCAGCAAGAAATTTTAAGATTAGAAAATCAAAGAGAGGTAAAAGAAAATCAGCTTCATGAGAAAGAAAAGTTATTGGAGGAATGGAAAAACAAAAAAGATCCTGAGCCTGAAAGAGATGAACAAGTCATAAACAACAGAAAAAGGCTTAAAGAAGCTGGAATTCCTTACATTCCTCTTTACATGGCGATTGATTTTAAAGAGGATGTGGATGATAAGACAAGAGGCAATATAGAAGCTGCGATAGAAGACATGGGGCTTTTGGATGCTCTTATCGTGCCAAAAGAATATTTTGAAAAAGCTCTTCAAATGGACAGCAATATGGCGGATAAATATGTTATGCCTGGAAGCTTTAATATGATGTTAAATGTATCTCAATATTTTAAAGTAGTTGACAATGAAGAAGGAGTTTCACCAGAAGATATTTCAGATGCTTTAAGCAATATATTTGTATCAGAAGAAGGCGGGATAACCTATATCGATTCAAATGGCGCATATGGAATAGGAGTAATAAAAGGGAAAGCACGGGATAAAGTTAAATCAAAGTACATCGGGAGTGAGTCTAGAAAGCGCTACAGAGAAGAGCTTATTAAATCTATACAAGAAGAAATACAGGCTATAAAAGCTGAAATATCTGCAATCGATGAGGAAATAAATGCAAAAAAATTAAGGATACAGAGGCTGGATTACGAATATTCGGCATTTCCCGGGAAAGAAGACATTGAAGAAGCATATAGATATTTAAAAACGGTAAAGGCTGATTACGAATACACCTCTCATAAACTGGATGAACAGCTTTTCATAGTTAAAAACTGTTTTGAGGACCTTCAGAAAAAGAAAGCTGTTGTAAGAGAATTGACATCTGGCATAAACATACATCCAGATATTGATACCTATTCTTCTGCGTATGAATATGTGGAAGAATACGCTTCAGGGATTAATGAAGTAGAAATACTATACAACAAATATGTTTTGCACATTTCAAACGAAGAAATGTTATTGCAGCAAAAACAAGATTTAGAATACGATATTGATAACTTAAAGTACGAAATAGACGTACTGGAAAACAAAATACAAAGTTCTGTTAAGAAAATTGAGATGCTAAAAGAGACATTAAAAGAACTTGGACTTGAAGAAATTGAAAAAGAACTGGAGATTTGCCTAAAAAGGCTGGAGGAAATACCTAAAGAGATTACAAATAAATCAGCAGAAAAAGCAAAACTTGAGGAGCGGCTACAGAGAAGCTTAAAAGACCTTTTAAACATTGAAGAAGAGATTCATCTTAAAGAGAAAATTTACAATATTGTTGAAGAGGGTTTAAAAAGAGAATTAGCACTTGGCTTTGTCAAGCAAGAGGTTGAAATGGAGGATATGTTAAAATTAAGTAAAAGCATTCTTTCTGAATACAAAGGCTTTTTTGACAAAGCGGGCTTTGACAGAGAAAAGTTTACAGAGAGACTTCAAAATGTGTATTTTGAAACTCGCAACGAACTTTTAGAATATGGGCTTTCAATTGGCAATATCTTTGATGAAGTTTATGAGGGAGACAATGAAAGAATAAAAGAGGCAAAGAATAAGCAGAGAAGGCTCAATATTACGGCAAATATAAATGGTAAAATTGTGTCTTTATATACGCTTTATTCTAATATTGAAGAAGATATAATGGCGAATGAAAGCCTTTTAAGAGAAACTGATAAGGTTCTTTTTGAAGAGATTATAATGCACAATGTGGGAATTAAGATAAGAGCAAAGATTTTTAAAGCAGAAGAATGGGTAAAGAAAATGAATAAACTCATGTCTGAAAGGGATACTTCCAGCGGACTTAAGTTCTCTATTGAGTGGAGAAGCATTCCTGCTTCTAATGAAGAAGAACTTGATACAAAAGAACTTGTGGATATTTTAAAATCCGATGCTGATATGCTGAAAAAGGAAGTCTTCGATAAAGTCGTAAATCATTTTAGGTCAAAAGTAGAAAGAGCCAGGAGGGCAATGGAGGAAAAAAACAATACAGAAACTTTTCACAAGATTATGAAAGAAATATTAGATTACAGAGATTGGTTTGAGTTTAAGCTTTACTACCGAAAAGAAGGGGAAAGCCGCAAGGAGCTTACTGATAATGCTTTTAATAAGCTAAGCGGCGGAGAAAAAGCGATGGCCATGTATATACCTTTGTTTTCCGCGGTTTACTCAAGATATGAGGGGGCATCGCCGACTGCACCTCGCATAATATCTCTAGATGAAGCATTTGCAGGAGTTGATGACACAAACATAAGGGATATGTTTAAACTGATTGAGGATTTAAGATTTAATTATATAATGAATTCTCAGGTTTTATGGGGAGATTATGACACTGTTCCCAAGCTTTCAATTTATGAACTTGTAAGGCCAAAAAATGCAAAGGCTGTATTGGTTATGAAGTATTTGTGGGATGGAAAGGTAAAGCACCTTATACTTCCTGAAAAAGAGGAGGTTGCCGCTCTTGAGGTGGGTGCTGTAAATGAATAA
- a CDS encoding TIGR02679 family protein, whose amino-acid sequence MNKEELKYFKEKKGYKRIFEGIREKYRSLGRLGGVVKLDNLTEDEKEVLTNHFKKDYRTKKSASIDVAKFEESLKNTRFEKYTLKDILEYYFGGKLTSKKEDMEILAKEREEFFKELFSKYQECKCIDWLKSLYEGTAVGVRTVNQRYLNDRNGLKKDIMYVCDAINNLPVYKGEKKRLPVFSSQIARNPHYFDSNTEAGSMFINALCTLLGLNEVKGSEEISELYYNVGILIDEISNYVTLSGLLAYEGDTENQVFKAAYESNQVLQVPLLNLSKIERVISPSKKVYAVENPSVFTSLIDATSNVFPLVCTYGQPKLSSLLLLDMLYKEGTEIYYSGDFDPEGLMIADRLYKRYKDKFHFLKYGVEDYLKSLSNEVINDVRLSKLNKIESPLLFDVAKEMKIIKKAGYQELIIDDIINDIKLIEEGKGEW is encoded by the coding sequence ATGAATAAAGAAGAACTTAAATATTTTAAAGAAAAAAAGGGATACAAGAGGATTTTTGAAGGTATAAGGGAAAAGTACAGAAGTTTAGGACGTCTTGGAGGCGTTGTAAAGCTTGATAATCTTACGGAAGATGAAAAAGAAGTACTTACAAACCATTTTAAAAAAGACTATAGGACAAAAAAATCTGCATCCATTGATGTGGCAAAGTTTGAAGAGTCGCTAAAAAATACGCGATTTGAGAAGTATACGCTAAAAGACATACTGGAATACTATTTTGGCGGAAAACTCACCAGCAAAAAAGAGGATATGGAAATATTGGCCAAAGAAAGAGAAGAGTTCTTTAAAGAGCTCTTCTCTAAATACCAGGAATGTAAGTGCATTGATTGGCTAAAAAGTTTGTATGAGGGAACCGCTGTAGGGGTAAGGACAGTAAACCAGAGGTATTTAAATGATAGAAATGGGCTAAAAAAAGATATAATGTATGTATGTGATGCTATAAATAATTTGCCTGTTTATAAAGGGGAAAAGAAAAGACTGCCGGTGTTTTCTTCCCAGATTGCACGTAATCCTCACTATTTTGATTCAAATACAGAAGCTGGAAGTATGTTTATAAACGCTTTATGCACTTTGTTGGGGCTGAATGAAGTAAAAGGAAGTGAAGAAATATCAGAACTTTATTACAACGTTGGTATTTTGATAGATGAAATATCCAATTATGTCACACTCTCAGGACTTTTGGCATATGAGGGCGATACGGAAAATCAAGTATTTAAGGCTGCTTATGAAAGCAATCAAGTCTTGCAAGTTCCTCTTTTAAATTTGAGTAAAATTGAGAGGGTCATAAGCCCTTCTAAGAAAGTGTATGCTGTAGAGAATCCTTCAGTTTTTACATCTTTAATAGATGCCACAAGCAACGTATTTCCTCTTGTATGTACATATGGCCAGCCAAAACTTTCTTCTCTCCTGCTTTTAGATATGCTTTATAAAGAAGGGACAGAGATATATTACTCGGGAGATTTTGACCCAGAGGGGCTTATGATAGCAGATAGATTGTACAAAAGGTATAAAGACAAGTTTCACTTTTTGAAGTATGGTGTAGAAGATTATTTAAAATCTCTTTCAAATGAAGTCATAAATGATGTAAGGCTTAGTAAGCTAAATAAGATTGAATCACCTTTACTCTTTGATGTGGCAAAGGAGATGAAAATAATAAAAAAAGCAGGGTATCAGGAGCTTATAATAGATGATATTATAAATGATATAAAATTGATTGAAGAAGGTAAGGGGGAGTGGTAA